From a single Struthio camelus isolate bStrCam1 chromosome 31, bStrCam1.hap1, whole genome shotgun sequence genomic region:
- the RFX1 gene encoding MHC class II regulatory factor RFX1 isoform X1, with translation MATQAYVTELQAAQQQPPPPQQQQAPQQQQAAAPAPAPAPYAAELPSAPAAPAAPKAYAAELGAPAAPAAPAAPPPPAPQQYIVVTVSEGAMRPSDTVSEASPGSAAAPAGVPTQVVQQVQATQQRLLVQASVQAKPAAVSPLQITGVQVPQQRSPAQTNSSAAKPGPVQQLQVHGVQPVPVAQERSVVQAAPQTPKSGAVQQLSVQGLPQVHVTQEVQQLQQVPVQHVYPGQVQYVEGGDASYAAGTIRSGTYPYAETPLYTQNASANYYEAPAAPVQPSTPATSQAVASSGSVPMYVSGGQIVANPGAAGSGSGTAAAAAGTGTYVIQGGYMLGSSGQSYSHTTRASPATVQWLLDNYETAEGVSLPRSTLYCHYLLHCQEQKLEPVNAASFGKLIRSVFMGLRTRRLGTRGNSKYHYYGLRIKANSPLLRLMEDQQHLAMRQQPFSQKQRLKPIQKMEGMTNGVAVGQQQPSGLSDISTQVQQYQQFLDASRSLAEFSELDLQGKPLPEGVSAEDVKAFQVLYREHCEAIVDVMINLQFTLVETLWKTFWRYNLNQPSEAAPVAVHDEAEKRLPKSSLVVLSKYEPVLKWTKDCDNMLYQGLVEILIPDVLRPIPSALTQAIRNFAKSLESWLTNAMMNIPEEMVRVKVAAASAFAQTLRRYTSLNHLAQAARAVLQNTAQINQMLSDLNRVDFANVQEQASWVCRCEDRVVQRLEQDFKLTLQQQNSLEQWAAWLDGVVTQVLKPYQGSHGFPKAAKLFLLKWSFYSSMVIRDLTLRSAASFGSFHLIRLLYDEYMYYLVEHRVAQAKGETPIAVMGEFANLTSSLNSLDPDKDEEEEEEEESDDEMPQEISLNSNESAGLAADPMEPPAKLARADSRGIFVQALPSS, from the exons ATGGCGACGCAGGCCTACGTTACGGAATTACAGGCAGCCCAGcaacagccgccgccgccgcagcagcaaCAGGCGCCGCAGCAGCAacaggcggcggccccggccccggccccggcgccctacGCGGCCGAGCTGCCgagcgccccggcggcccccgccgcccccaaggCCTACGCGGCCGAgctgggggccccggcggcccccgccgcccccgccgccccgccgccccccgccccgcagcagTACATCGTCGTCACCGTCTCCG AAGGCGCCATGCGGCCGAGCGACACGGTGTCGGAGGCcagccccggctcggcggcggcgccggccggcgtGCCCACCCAGGTGGTGCAGCAGGTCCAGGCCACGCAGCAG AGGCTCCTGGTGCAGGCCAGCGTGCAGGCGAAGCCGGCGGCCGTCTCCCCGCTCCAGATCACCGGCGTCCAGGTGCCGCAGCAG CGCTCGCCGGCGCAGACCAACAGCTCGGCCGCCAAGCCGGGCCCCGTGCAGCAGCTCCAGGTCCACGGCGTCCAGCCGGTGCCCGTCGCGCAGGAG CGGTCGGTGGTGCAGGCGGCCCCGCAGACGCCCAAGTCCGGCGCCGTGCAGCAGCTGAGCGTCCAGGGGCTCCCGCAGGTCCACGTCACCCAGGAG gtgcagcagctgcagcaggtgccGGTGCAGCACGTCTACCCCGGGCAGGTGCAGTACGTGGAGGGCGGCGACGCCAGCTACGCCGCCGGCACCAT ACGCTCCGGCACGTACCCCTACGCCGAGACGCCGCTCTACACCCAAAACGCCAGCGCCAACTACTACGAGGCGCCGGCGGCGCCGGTGCAGCCCAGCACGCCCGCCACCTCGCAGGCCGTGGCCAGCAGCGGCTCCGTGCCCATGTACGTCTCCGGCGGGCAGATCGTGGCCaaccccggcgccgccggctccggctccggcaccgccgccgccgccgccggcaccggcaccTACGTCATCCAAGGGGGATACATGCTGGGCAGCTCGGGCCAGTCGTACTCGCACACCACGCGTGCCTCTCCCGCCACG GTGCAGTGGCTGCTGGATAACTACGAGACGGCCGAGGGCGtcagcctgccccgcagcacccTCTACTGCCATTACCTGCTGCACTGCCAGGAGCAGAAGCTGGAGCCCGTCAACGCCGCCTCCTTCGGCAAGCTGATCCGCTCCGTCTTCATGGGGCTGCGCACCCGCCGCCTCGGCACCAG GGGGAACTCCAAGTACCACTACTACGGGCTCCGCATCAAAGCCAACTCGCCGCTGCTGCGGCTCATGGAGGACCAGCAGCACCTGGCCATGCGGCAGCAGCCCTTCTCCCAGAAGCAGAG GCTCAAGCCCATCCAGAAGATGGAGGGCATGACCAACGGcgtggccgtggggcagcagcagccctcggGGCTCTCCGACATCAGCACCCAGGTGCAGCAGTACCAGCAGTTCCTGG ACGCCTCGCGGAGCCTGGCCGAGTTCTCCGAGCTCGACCTGCAGGGGAAGCCGCTGCCCGAGGGCGTGAGCGCCGAGGACGTCAAGGCCTTCCAGGTGCTCTACCGCGAGCACTGCGAG gccatCGTGGACGTGATGATAAACCTGCAGTTCACCCTGGTGGAGACCTTGTGGAAGACCTTCTGGAGGTACAACCTCAACCAGCCCAGCGAGGCCGCCCCCGTCGCAGT CCACGACGAAGCGGAGAAGCGTCTGCCCAAGAGCTCCCTCGTCGTCCTCTCCAAGTACGAACCGGTCCTGAAGTGGACGAAGGATTGCGACAACATGCTGTACCAGGGACTGGTGGAAATCCTCATCCCCGACGTCCTCCGGCCCATCCCCA GTGCCTTGACGCAAGCGATCCGCAACTTCGCCAAGAGTTTGGAGAGCTGGTTAACGAACGCCATGATGAACATCCCCGAGGAGATGGTCCGcgtgaag GTGGCGGCAGCAAGTGCCTTTGCCCAGACGCTGCGGCGCTACACGTCCCTGAACCACCTGGCGCAGGCGGCCCGCGCCGTCCTGCAGAACACGGCCCAGATCAACCAGATGCTGAGCGACCTCAACCGCGTGGACTTCGCCAACGTGCAG GAGCAGGCCTCGTGGGTGTGCCGCTGCGAGGACCGGGTGGTGCAGCGCCTGGAGCAGGACTTCAAGCTGACGCTGCAGCAGCAGAACTCGCTGGAGCAGTGGGCCGCCTGGCTGGACGGCGTCGTCACCCAGGTCCTCAAGCCCTACCAGGGCAGCCACGGCTTCCCCAAGGCCGCCAAGCTCTTCCTCCTCAAGTGGTCCTTCTACAg CTCCATGGTCATCCGCGACCTGACCCTGCGCAGCGCCGCCAGCTTCGGCTCCTTCCACCTCATCCGGCTGCTCTACGACGAGTACATGTACTACCTGGTGGAGCACCGCGTGGCCCAGGCCAAGGGCGAGACGCCCATCGCCGTCATGGGCGag TTCGCCAACCTGACGAGCTCCTTGAACTCCCTGGACCCCGACAAAG acgaagaggaagaggaggaagaggagagcgaCGACGAGATGCCGCAGGAGATCTCCCTCAACTCCAACGAGTCCGCCGGCCTGGCCGCCGACCCCATGGAGCCGCCCGCCAAGCTGGCGCGGGCCGACTCGCGGGGCATCTTCGTCCAGGCCCTGCCGTCCAGCTAA
- the RFX1 gene encoding MHC class II regulatory factor RFX1 isoform X2: MATQAYVTELQAAQQQPPPPQQQQAPQQQQAAAPAPAPAPYAAELPSAPAAPAAPKAYAAELGAPAAPAAPAAPPPPAPQQYIVVTVSEGAMRPSDTVSEASPGSAAAPAGVPTQVVQQVQATQQRLLVQASVQAKPAAVSPLQITGVQVPQQRSPAQTNSSAAKPGPVQQLQVHGVQPVPVAQEVQQLQQVPVQHVYPGQVQYVEGGDASYAAGTIRSGTYPYAETPLYTQNASANYYEAPAAPVQPSTPATSQAVASSGSVPMYVSGGQIVANPGAAGSGSGTAAAAAGTGTYVIQGGYMLGSSGQSYSHTTRASPATVQWLLDNYETAEGVSLPRSTLYCHYLLHCQEQKLEPVNAASFGKLIRSVFMGLRTRRLGTRGNSKYHYYGLRIKANSPLLRLMEDQQHLAMRQQPFSQKQRLKPIQKMEGMTNGVAVGQQQPSGLSDISTQVQQYQQFLDASRSLAEFSELDLQGKPLPEGVSAEDVKAFQVLYREHCEAIVDVMINLQFTLVETLWKTFWRYNLNQPSEAAPVAVHDEAEKRLPKSSLVVLSKYEPVLKWTKDCDNMLYQGLVEILIPDVLRPIPSALTQAIRNFAKSLESWLTNAMMNIPEEMVRVKVAAASAFAQTLRRYTSLNHLAQAARAVLQNTAQINQMLSDLNRVDFANVQEQASWVCRCEDRVVQRLEQDFKLTLQQQNSLEQWAAWLDGVVTQVLKPYQGSHGFPKAAKLFLLKWSFYSSMVIRDLTLRSAASFGSFHLIRLLYDEYMYYLVEHRVAQAKGETPIAVMGEFANLTSSLNSLDPDKDEEEEEEEESDDEMPQEISLNSNESAGLAADPMEPPAKLARADSRGIFVQALPSS; encoded by the exons ATGGCGACGCAGGCCTACGTTACGGAATTACAGGCAGCCCAGcaacagccgccgccgccgcagcagcaaCAGGCGCCGCAGCAGCAacaggcggcggccccggccccggccccggcgccctacGCGGCCGAGCTGCCgagcgccccggcggcccccgccgcccccaaggCCTACGCGGCCGAgctgggggccccggcggcccccgccgcccccgccgccccgccgccccccgccccgcagcagTACATCGTCGTCACCGTCTCCG AAGGCGCCATGCGGCCGAGCGACACGGTGTCGGAGGCcagccccggctcggcggcggcgccggccggcgtGCCCACCCAGGTGGTGCAGCAGGTCCAGGCCACGCAGCAG AGGCTCCTGGTGCAGGCCAGCGTGCAGGCGAAGCCGGCGGCCGTCTCCCCGCTCCAGATCACCGGCGTCCAGGTGCCGCAGCAG CGCTCGCCGGCGCAGACCAACAGCTCGGCCGCCAAGCCGGGCCCCGTGCAGCAGCTCCAGGTCCACGGCGTCCAGCCGGTGCCCGTCGCGCAGGAG gtgcagcagctgcagcaggtgccGGTGCAGCACGTCTACCCCGGGCAGGTGCAGTACGTGGAGGGCGGCGACGCCAGCTACGCCGCCGGCACCAT ACGCTCCGGCACGTACCCCTACGCCGAGACGCCGCTCTACACCCAAAACGCCAGCGCCAACTACTACGAGGCGCCGGCGGCGCCGGTGCAGCCCAGCACGCCCGCCACCTCGCAGGCCGTGGCCAGCAGCGGCTCCGTGCCCATGTACGTCTCCGGCGGGCAGATCGTGGCCaaccccggcgccgccggctccggctccggcaccgccgccgccgccgccggcaccggcaccTACGTCATCCAAGGGGGATACATGCTGGGCAGCTCGGGCCAGTCGTACTCGCACACCACGCGTGCCTCTCCCGCCACG GTGCAGTGGCTGCTGGATAACTACGAGACGGCCGAGGGCGtcagcctgccccgcagcacccTCTACTGCCATTACCTGCTGCACTGCCAGGAGCAGAAGCTGGAGCCCGTCAACGCCGCCTCCTTCGGCAAGCTGATCCGCTCCGTCTTCATGGGGCTGCGCACCCGCCGCCTCGGCACCAG GGGGAACTCCAAGTACCACTACTACGGGCTCCGCATCAAAGCCAACTCGCCGCTGCTGCGGCTCATGGAGGACCAGCAGCACCTGGCCATGCGGCAGCAGCCCTTCTCCCAGAAGCAGAG GCTCAAGCCCATCCAGAAGATGGAGGGCATGACCAACGGcgtggccgtggggcagcagcagccctcggGGCTCTCCGACATCAGCACCCAGGTGCAGCAGTACCAGCAGTTCCTGG ACGCCTCGCGGAGCCTGGCCGAGTTCTCCGAGCTCGACCTGCAGGGGAAGCCGCTGCCCGAGGGCGTGAGCGCCGAGGACGTCAAGGCCTTCCAGGTGCTCTACCGCGAGCACTGCGAG gccatCGTGGACGTGATGATAAACCTGCAGTTCACCCTGGTGGAGACCTTGTGGAAGACCTTCTGGAGGTACAACCTCAACCAGCCCAGCGAGGCCGCCCCCGTCGCAGT CCACGACGAAGCGGAGAAGCGTCTGCCCAAGAGCTCCCTCGTCGTCCTCTCCAAGTACGAACCGGTCCTGAAGTGGACGAAGGATTGCGACAACATGCTGTACCAGGGACTGGTGGAAATCCTCATCCCCGACGTCCTCCGGCCCATCCCCA GTGCCTTGACGCAAGCGATCCGCAACTTCGCCAAGAGTTTGGAGAGCTGGTTAACGAACGCCATGATGAACATCCCCGAGGAGATGGTCCGcgtgaag GTGGCGGCAGCAAGTGCCTTTGCCCAGACGCTGCGGCGCTACACGTCCCTGAACCACCTGGCGCAGGCGGCCCGCGCCGTCCTGCAGAACACGGCCCAGATCAACCAGATGCTGAGCGACCTCAACCGCGTGGACTTCGCCAACGTGCAG GAGCAGGCCTCGTGGGTGTGCCGCTGCGAGGACCGGGTGGTGCAGCGCCTGGAGCAGGACTTCAAGCTGACGCTGCAGCAGCAGAACTCGCTGGAGCAGTGGGCCGCCTGGCTGGACGGCGTCGTCACCCAGGTCCTCAAGCCCTACCAGGGCAGCCACGGCTTCCCCAAGGCCGCCAAGCTCTTCCTCCTCAAGTGGTCCTTCTACAg CTCCATGGTCATCCGCGACCTGACCCTGCGCAGCGCCGCCAGCTTCGGCTCCTTCCACCTCATCCGGCTGCTCTACGACGAGTACATGTACTACCTGGTGGAGCACCGCGTGGCCCAGGCCAAGGGCGAGACGCCCATCGCCGTCATGGGCGag TTCGCCAACCTGACGAGCTCCTTGAACTCCCTGGACCCCGACAAAG acgaagaggaagaggaggaagaggagagcgaCGACGAGATGCCGCAGGAGATCTCCCTCAACTCCAACGAGTCCGCCGGCCTGGCCGCCGACCCCATGGAGCCGCCCGCCAAGCTGGCGCGGGCCGACTCGCGGGGCATCTTCGTCCAGGCCCTGCCGTCCAGCTAA
- the RFX1 gene encoding MHC class II regulatory factor RFX1 isoform X3: MRPSDTVSEASPGSAAAPAGVPTQVVQQVQATQQRLLVQASVQAKPAAVSPLQITGVQVPQQRSPAQTNSSAAKPGPVQQLQVHGVQPVPVAQERSVVQAAPQTPKSGAVQQLSVQGLPQVHVTQEVQQLQQVPVQHVYPGQVQYVEGGDASYAAGTIRSGTYPYAETPLYTQNASANYYEAPAAPVQPSTPATSQAVASSGSVPMYVSGGQIVANPGAAGSGSGTAAAAAGTGTYVIQGGYMLGSSGQSYSHTTRASPATVQWLLDNYETAEGVSLPRSTLYCHYLLHCQEQKLEPVNAASFGKLIRSVFMGLRTRRLGTRGNSKYHYYGLRIKANSPLLRLMEDQQHLAMRQQPFSQKQRLKPIQKMEGMTNGVAVGQQQPSGLSDISTQVQQYQQFLDASRSLAEFSELDLQGKPLPEGVSAEDVKAFQVLYREHCEAIVDVMINLQFTLVETLWKTFWRYNLNQPSEAAPVAVHDEAEKRLPKSSLVVLSKYEPVLKWTKDCDNMLYQGLVEILIPDVLRPIPSALTQAIRNFAKSLESWLTNAMMNIPEEMVRVKVAAASAFAQTLRRYTSLNHLAQAARAVLQNTAQINQMLSDLNRVDFANVQEQASWVCRCEDRVVQRLEQDFKLTLQQQNSLEQWAAWLDGVVTQVLKPYQGSHGFPKAAKLFLLKWSFYSSMVIRDLTLRSAASFGSFHLIRLLYDEYMYYLVEHRVAQAKGETPIAVMGEFANLTSSLNSLDPDKDEEEEEEEESDDEMPQEISLNSNESAGLAADPMEPPAKLARADSRGIFVQALPSS; this comes from the exons ATGCGGCCGAGCGACACGGTGTCGGAGGCcagccccggctcggcggcggcgccggccggcgtGCCCACCCAGGTGGTGCAGCAGGTCCAGGCCACGCAGCAG AGGCTCCTGGTGCAGGCCAGCGTGCAGGCGAAGCCGGCGGCCGTCTCCCCGCTCCAGATCACCGGCGTCCAGGTGCCGCAGCAG CGCTCGCCGGCGCAGACCAACAGCTCGGCCGCCAAGCCGGGCCCCGTGCAGCAGCTCCAGGTCCACGGCGTCCAGCCGGTGCCCGTCGCGCAGGAG CGGTCGGTGGTGCAGGCGGCCCCGCAGACGCCCAAGTCCGGCGCCGTGCAGCAGCTGAGCGTCCAGGGGCTCCCGCAGGTCCACGTCACCCAGGAG gtgcagcagctgcagcaggtgccGGTGCAGCACGTCTACCCCGGGCAGGTGCAGTACGTGGAGGGCGGCGACGCCAGCTACGCCGCCGGCACCAT ACGCTCCGGCACGTACCCCTACGCCGAGACGCCGCTCTACACCCAAAACGCCAGCGCCAACTACTACGAGGCGCCGGCGGCGCCGGTGCAGCCCAGCACGCCCGCCACCTCGCAGGCCGTGGCCAGCAGCGGCTCCGTGCCCATGTACGTCTCCGGCGGGCAGATCGTGGCCaaccccggcgccgccggctccggctccggcaccgccgccgccgccgccggcaccggcaccTACGTCATCCAAGGGGGATACATGCTGGGCAGCTCGGGCCAGTCGTACTCGCACACCACGCGTGCCTCTCCCGCCACG GTGCAGTGGCTGCTGGATAACTACGAGACGGCCGAGGGCGtcagcctgccccgcagcacccTCTACTGCCATTACCTGCTGCACTGCCAGGAGCAGAAGCTGGAGCCCGTCAACGCCGCCTCCTTCGGCAAGCTGATCCGCTCCGTCTTCATGGGGCTGCGCACCCGCCGCCTCGGCACCAG GGGGAACTCCAAGTACCACTACTACGGGCTCCGCATCAAAGCCAACTCGCCGCTGCTGCGGCTCATGGAGGACCAGCAGCACCTGGCCATGCGGCAGCAGCCCTTCTCCCAGAAGCAGAG GCTCAAGCCCATCCAGAAGATGGAGGGCATGACCAACGGcgtggccgtggggcagcagcagccctcggGGCTCTCCGACATCAGCACCCAGGTGCAGCAGTACCAGCAGTTCCTGG ACGCCTCGCGGAGCCTGGCCGAGTTCTCCGAGCTCGACCTGCAGGGGAAGCCGCTGCCCGAGGGCGTGAGCGCCGAGGACGTCAAGGCCTTCCAGGTGCTCTACCGCGAGCACTGCGAG gccatCGTGGACGTGATGATAAACCTGCAGTTCACCCTGGTGGAGACCTTGTGGAAGACCTTCTGGAGGTACAACCTCAACCAGCCCAGCGAGGCCGCCCCCGTCGCAGT CCACGACGAAGCGGAGAAGCGTCTGCCCAAGAGCTCCCTCGTCGTCCTCTCCAAGTACGAACCGGTCCTGAAGTGGACGAAGGATTGCGACAACATGCTGTACCAGGGACTGGTGGAAATCCTCATCCCCGACGTCCTCCGGCCCATCCCCA GTGCCTTGACGCAAGCGATCCGCAACTTCGCCAAGAGTTTGGAGAGCTGGTTAACGAACGCCATGATGAACATCCCCGAGGAGATGGTCCGcgtgaag GTGGCGGCAGCAAGTGCCTTTGCCCAGACGCTGCGGCGCTACACGTCCCTGAACCACCTGGCGCAGGCGGCCCGCGCCGTCCTGCAGAACACGGCCCAGATCAACCAGATGCTGAGCGACCTCAACCGCGTGGACTTCGCCAACGTGCAG GAGCAGGCCTCGTGGGTGTGCCGCTGCGAGGACCGGGTGGTGCAGCGCCTGGAGCAGGACTTCAAGCTGACGCTGCAGCAGCAGAACTCGCTGGAGCAGTGGGCCGCCTGGCTGGACGGCGTCGTCACCCAGGTCCTCAAGCCCTACCAGGGCAGCCACGGCTTCCCCAAGGCCGCCAAGCTCTTCCTCCTCAAGTGGTCCTTCTACAg CTCCATGGTCATCCGCGACCTGACCCTGCGCAGCGCCGCCAGCTTCGGCTCCTTCCACCTCATCCGGCTGCTCTACGACGAGTACATGTACTACCTGGTGGAGCACCGCGTGGCCCAGGCCAAGGGCGAGACGCCCATCGCCGTCATGGGCGag TTCGCCAACCTGACGAGCTCCTTGAACTCCCTGGACCCCGACAAAG acgaagaggaagaggaggaagaggagagcgaCGACGAGATGCCGCAGGAGATCTCCCTCAACTCCAACGAGTCCGCCGGCCTGGCCGCCGACCCCATGGAGCCGCCCGCCAAGCTGGCGCGGGCCGACTCGCGGGGCATCTTCGTCCAGGCCCTGCCGTCCAGCTAA
- the CLPP gene encoding ATP-dependent Clp protease proteolytic subunit, mitochondrial, with translation MRPLVTRGLRLGCRVAAGRSLHATPPARSPLIPIVVEQTGRGERAYDIYSRLLRERIVCVMGPIDDSLASLVIAQLLFLQSESNKKPIHMYINSPGGAVTSGLAIYDTMQYVLNPVVTWCVGQAASMGSLLLAAGAPGMRHSLPNSRIMIHQPSGGARGQATDIAIQAEEILQLKRQITGIYAKHTRQPAAVVEAAMERDRYMSPVEAQEFGLLDKVLVHPPPDGQDEPQLVQKEPPPPPPPAPPEPRP, from the exons ATGAGGCCGCTGGTCACG CGCGGGCTGCGGCTGGGCTGCCGGGTGGCCGCCGGGCGCAGCCTCCACGCgacgccgccggcccgcagccccctcaTCCCCATCGTGGTGGAGCAGACG GGCCGCGGCGAGAGGGCCTACGACATCTACTCgcggctgctgcgggagaggatcGTCTGCGTCATGGGGCCC ATCGACGACAGCCTGGCCAGCCTGGTCATCGCccagctgctcttcctgcagtCCGAGAGCAACAAGAAACCCATCCACATGTACATCAACAGCCCCG gcggcgCGGTGACGTCGGGGCTGGCCATCTACGACACGATGCAGTACGTGCTCAACCCGGTGGTGACGTGGTGCGTGGGGCAGGCGGCCAGCATGGGCTCGCTGCTGctggccgccggcgcccccggcaTGCGCCACTCGCTGCCCAACTCCCGCATCATGATCCACCAGCCCTCCGGCGGCGCCCGC gGCCAGGCCACGGACATCGCCATCCAGGCGGAGGAGATCCTGCAGCTGAAGCGGCAGATCACGGGCATCTACGCCAAGCACACGCGGCAGCCGGCCGCCGTCGTGG AGGCGGCCATGGAGCGGGACCGCTACATGAGCCCGGTGGAGGCGCAGGAGTTCGGGCTGCTGGACAAGGTGCTGGTGCACCCGCCGCCCGACGGCCAGGACGAGCCCCAGCTGGTGCagaaggagccgccgccgccgccccccccggcccccccggagccccggccctga
- the ALKBH7 gene encoding alpha-ketoglutarate-dependent dioxygenase alkB homolog 7, mitochondrial, with amino-acid sequence MQRAGALWWRRALSGGGADGGAGAGGGGGGWVEPAAGAGAGPALAAGPGAARRLRGLARVWPRFLSAAEEAALGRELEPVLGRQRYQFDHWDGAIRGFRETERGRWGAAGRAALQRAAAAAFPPDRPPLGLVHVLDLHPGGHVAPHVDSVKFCGGTIAGLSLLSASVLRLVSCRDPGEWLLLLLEPGSLYVLRGAARYDFTHEILRDEESFFGGRRVPRGRRISLILRSPPQPPP; translated from the exons ATGCAGCGCGCGGGGGCGCTGTGGTGGCGGCGGGCgctgagcggcggcggggccgatgGCGGCGccggtgccgggggcgggggcgggggctgggtggagccggcggcgggggcgggcgcggggccggcgctggcggcggggccgggggcggcgcggcggctgcggggcctGGCCCGCGTGTGGCCGCGGTTCCTGAGCGCCGCCGAGGAGGCCGCGCTGGGCCGCGAGCTGGAGCCGGTGCTGGGCCGCCAGCGGTACCAGTTCGACCACTGGgacggg gcgatCCGGGGTTTCCGGGAGACGGagcgggggcgctggggggcggcgggccgggcggcgctgcagcgggcagccgccgccgccttcccccccgACCGGCCCCCCCTGGGGCTCGTCCACGTCCTCGACCTGCACCCGGGCGGCCACGTCGCCCCCCACGTCGACAGCGTCAAG ttCTGCGGCGGCACCATCGCGGGGCTCTCGCTGCTCTCCGCCAGCGTCCTGCGGCTCGTCAGCTGCCGCGACCCCGGCGagtggctcctgctgctgctcgaGCCCGGCTCCCTCTACGTGCTGCG CGGCGCCGCCCGCTACGACTTCACCCACGAGATCCTGCGGGACGAGGAGTCGTTCTTCGGGGGCCGCCGcgtgccccggggccgccgcatCTCCCTCATCCTCCgcagcccgccgcagccccccccgtAG
- the PSPN gene encoding persephin, with protein sequence MPPAPPRAFLLLLLVLAAGRAVPPEQRQQQQQRQQRQQEAAAAAACGLRSLAVRVKDLGLGYASEETVLFKYCGGGCPPARSNHGLALARLLRGREAAPGPCCRPARYEDAAFLDDGHRWHQVGQLSAAACRCVG encoded by the coding sequence AtgcctcccgcgccgccccgcgccttcctcctcctcctcctggtgctggcggcgggccgggcggtgccgccggagcagcggcagcagcagcagcagcggcagcagcggcagcaggaggcggcggcggcggctgcgtgCGGGCTGCGGAGCCTGGCGGTGCGCGTCAAGGACCTGGGGCTGGGCTACGCCTCGGAGGAGACGGTGCTGTTCAAGTactgcggcggcggctgcccgccgGCCCGCTCCAACCACGGGCTGGCGCTGGCCCGGCTGCTGCGGGGCCGcgaggccgcgccggggccctgctgccgcccggcccgctACGAGGACGCCGCCTTCCTCGACGACGGCCACCGCTGGCACCAGGTGGGGCAGCTctcggccgccgcctgccgctgCGTGGGCTGA